The DNA segment TTCAAATCTAATAATAAAACATTTCGAATAGATGGTAGCCATGCAGTATTAAATCTTCTAAAAATAAATATAGGTTTTACTTCTCCTTTTCCTTCTTCCCTATCTTTCTTCTCTAAATATTTGACAATACGCCAAATAATTATTCTTGCGCTTAACATACCAACCTTTGTATTTGATGAAACGATATGATTTGCAAAACTAGATTTCTTACTTTTCGTAAAACCTGGGTTCTTACTTCTAAAAGGAAAAGCTTCAAGATTGACAATTAACTTAGACATATCCTTTAACTTTTCCCACTCTTCATCATTCAAATTACTTATAAATTTTTGCATTGGTATTTGCTTTTTCTCTAAGTAATTAAAACAAATATGTGCAAAATAATGGGATAAGTAGTATGCGTCTTTTTTTGAACAAGTATTCTTTATCTTCTCTAATTCTTGATATAGAATGCTACTTTCGGTTTCGATATTTATAATATGATCTTTTATATATTTTTTTAAATATTCTTCTTTTTCTCCAAGAATATTTAACGAACTATCTTCACTATTAATTTCTTTTGCTTCATTAAAATAGGAATATACACCTACCTCTCTTTTTTTATCCTCTAATGCGATATTGGGATTTACTAAACATAAAAATAATGTTGATATATTAATATTACCTTGAACATGATTTGGTATACCATAGTGAAGATTTTTATATTGATTAGACTCTAATTCAAACAATCCTTCCTCTATATTTAACCATGAAAAATCTCGATAATCATTTTCTAGGGCATCTAAAAATTTCGAAGATAAATCTTCCACATTTTCTGAAGTCCATGGGTTATATTTTTCTATTTTCAACAATTCCTCAGAATCTTTAATTTCTCCGATATTTTCTTTGTACTTAGAAATTAGTTTATTAAAAGACATAATCTTTCCTCCAAATTAATTTTATATAAAGTATAACATAAAACTAAAACTATATAAATAACAATCCTCTGTCATCATAAACACTTTCTGTGTTTTGATTTCCACATCTTATCGCACGATCTAATGCCATAATTGTTGAGATTGCTCCATCAATTTTCTCTGTTGATTTTTCTTTATCTGCCTTAATATTTCCTGCTGGATCACGTCTTATAAAAATATTATCCATATTCCATCTGAGTACTGGATTACCTCCGTGTGCTAGTTTCTGTTCAAGAACTAGCTTCATAAGTTCTTTAGTAGGAGAACTCATATCTTTAAAACCTTGTCCGAAGGGTACTACGGTAAAACCCATACCTTCTAGATTTTGAACCATTTGAACAGCACCCCATCTATCAAATGCAATTTCTCGGATATTATACTTTTCTCCTAGTTTTTCAATAAATTGCTCGATATATCCGTAATGGACTACATTACCCTCTGTAGTTTGTATATAACCTTGCTTATTCCAAAGATCATAAGGTACATGGTCACGTCTTACTCTTAGTTCTAACGTATCTTCTGGAATCCAAAAATATGGTAGAACTATAAACTTGTCGTCTTCATCCAAGGGAGGAAATACCAGAGTAAAAGCAGTTATATCTGTTGTAGATGATAAATCCAAACCTCCGTAACATATCCTACCTAATAACTCTTCTTCATCAACATTAAAATTACAACTATCCCATCTATCCATAGGCATCCAGCGTACTGATTGTTTCACCCACTGATTAAGTCTCAATTGTCTAAAAGCATTTTCTTCTCCTGGATTTTGTTTTGCAGATTCACAAGCAGCTTTAACTTTATCTAACCCAACAGTTACTCCTAGTGAGGGGTTAGCTTTTTTCCACACTTTAGGATCAGTCCAATCATCATTTTCATCTGCACCATAAATTACTGGATAAAATGTTGGGTCTATTTTTCTACCTTCGAGTATATCTTTTGCTTTTTGATGAGTTTCATAACAAATACTATTTGTATCCGTGCCAGCAGTTGTAATTAAAAAATAAAGTGGCTGCATTCTAGCATCTCCACTACCTTTTGTCATAACATCAAATAACTTTCTATTCGGCTGAGTGTGCAACTCATCAAAAACAACTCCATGTATATTGAATCCATGTTTTGAATATGCTTCTGCAGATAACACTTGATAAAAACTATTAGTAGGTAAATACACTATCCTTTTTTGCGAAGCTAAAATCTTTACTCTACGATTTAAAGCTGGACACATTCTAACCATATCAGCTGCAACATCAAATACAATCGTAGCTTGTTGTCTATCCGCTGCACATCCATAAACTTCAGCACGTTCTTCACCATCTCCACAACAAAGAAGAAGTGCAATCGCAGCTGCAAGTTCGCTCTTACCCATCTTTTTAGGGATTTCAATATACGCTGTATTGAATTGTCTATATCCATTTGGTTTTATTATTCCAAATAAATCTCTTATTATTTCTTCTTGCCATGGTAATAATTCAAATTTCTTCCCTGCCCATGTTCCTTTAGTATGACTTAAACATTGAATAAAATTTACCGCATAATCTGCACGTTCCTCACTATATACTGATGTTTTAGCTTTAAATCTAGTGGGTTTATATTTCTTTTTTCTTCCCATAATCTCCTCCTCTGAGCATAAAAAATAGACCTTTCGGTCTACTTTCTTTTTATTCTTTTAGCAGTTTTTCATCGCCCATTCAATTGCATGTCCTGTATCTTCAAAAGTTGATTTTGAAATTTTGTTTAATTCTAATTTTTTAAAAGTATGGTTTCTTTTTACTTCTCCTTCTTGATATTTGATTTTATAAATAGCTCCTACACACTCATTTTTCCAATTTGTAATTCCTATTAGAACGTTGTCTCCAAATTTTAAAAATACACTTTTGCTTGATAAGAATCCTTTTTCCTCTAATTCCTCCATTGTTGTTTCTTTGAAAAATTTAATTCCATTTTGTTCTTTAATGTTGTTCATTGTCTTTATCTCCTTTGTTTTCGTTACTATATATATCACTCTAAAAGGCTATAAAGTCAAGACATTCATTATTATCTTTTAATTATTTGGAATTTATCTTCTTCGGGTATTAAAGATAAAGTTGAACCATTATCCCATTTTACAAGAATCATACCAATATCATCAACCCCTAATACTGTTCCAAAAGTCCCACTTGGAGGTGCTTGAATATCATCCATTGAAATTAGTTTAAGCCTAGTGTTTTTTGGGAATTTCTCCTTTAATCTTATAATTTTTCTTTTTAAATCATCCATAATTATTTACCTGATAGGTCTTTTGCTAATTTATATAAAACTATTTTCATTGACTCTACTACACAAATCGCTTCAAATTCTTCTTGAGTTGGATCATCATTTGAAA comes from the Gemella morbillorum genome and includes:
- a CDS encoding terminase large subunit; this translates as MGRKKKYKPTRFKAKTSVYSEERADYAVNFIQCLSHTKGTWAGKKFELLPWQEEIIRDLFGIIKPNGYRQFNTAYIEIPKKMGKSELAAAIALLLCCGDGEERAEVYGCAADRQQATIVFDVAADMVRMCPALNRRVKILASQKRIVYLPTNSFYQVLSAEAYSKHGFNIHGVVFDELHTQPNRKLFDVMTKGSGDARMQPLYFLITTAGTDTNSICYETHQKAKDILEGRKIDPTFYPVIYGADENDDWTDPKVWKKANPSLGVTVGLDKVKAACESAKQNPGEENAFRQLRLNQWVKQSVRWMPMDRWDSCNFNVDEEELLGRICYGGLDLSSTTDITAFTLVFPPLDEDDKFIVLPYFWIPEDTLELRVRRDHVPYDLWNKQGYIQTTEGNVVHYGYIEQFIEKLGEKYNIREIAFDRWGAVQMVQNLEGMGFTVVPFGQGFKDMSSPTKELMKLVLEQKLAHGGNPVLRWNMDNIFIRRDPAGNIKADKEKSTEKIDGAISTIMALDRAIRCGNQNTESVYDDRGLLFI
- a CDS encoding DUF4314 domain-containing protein, coding for MDDLKRKIIRLKEKFPKNTRLKLISMDDIQAPPSGTFGTVLGVDDIGMILVKWDNGSTLSLIPEEDKFQIIKR